In Chlorocebus sabaeus isolate Y175 chromosome 11, mChlSab1.0.hap1, whole genome shotgun sequence, one DNA window encodes the following:
- the CD9 gene encoding CD9 antigen, with protein MPVKGGTKCIKYLLFGFNFIFWLAGIAVLAIGLWLRFDSQTKSIFEQETNNNNSSFYTGVYILIGAGALMMLVGFLGCCGAVQESQCMLGLFFGFLLVIFAIEIAAAIWGYSHKDEVIKEVQEFYKDTYNKLKTKDEPQRETLKAIHYALDCCGLAGGVEQFISDICPKKDVLETFTIKSCPDAIKEVFDNKFHIIGAVGIGIAVVMIFGMIFSMILCCAIRRNREMV; from the exons CTTGCCGGGATTGCTGTCCTTGCCATCGGACTATGGCTGCGATTCGACTCTCAGACCAAGAGCATCTTCGAGCAAGAAACTAACAATAATAATTCCAGCTTCTACACAG GAGTCTATATTCTGATCGGAGCTGGCGCCCTCATGATGCTGGTGGGCTTCCTGGGCTGCTGTGGGGCTGTGCAGGAGTCCCAGTGCATGCTGGGACTG TTCTTTGGCTTCCTCTTGGTGATATTCGCCATTGAAATAGCTGCGGCCATCTGGGGATATTCCCACAAGGATGAG GTGATTAAGGAAGTTCAGGAGTTTTACAAGGACACCTACAACAAGCTGAAAACCAAGGATGAGCCCCAGCGGGAAACGCTGAAAGCCATCCACTATGCG TTGGACTGCTGTGGTTTGGCTGGGGGCGTGGAACAGTTTATCTCAGACATCTGCCCCAAGAAGGACGTACTCGAAACCTTCACCATAAAG TCCTGTCCTGATGCCATCAAAGAGGTCTTCGACAATAAATTCCACATCATCGGCGCAGTGGGCATCGGCATTGCCGTGGTCATG aTATTTGGCATGATCTTCAGTATGATCCTGTGCTGTGCTATCCGCAGGAACCGCGAGATGGTCTAG